GCTCAAGCCGGAACAGGTCTCCGACATCTTCCTGGGCCAGATGGCCACATTCCCGGGCGGGCTCGAAGCGGTGGCACTGGACCAGAACATCGGCTCGCCCGAACGCGACGAGTTCTATTACAAGCTCACCGCCAAGACCCGTCCCCTGGTCAAGGCCCACTGGACCAAGATGATCTTCACCGGCCGTGGCCAGCCGCCGCGTGAAATCGGCGACAGCGCTGCCGTGCGCAAGAAAGTGGCGGAAAATCCGTCCCTGATCGGCTACATCGACAAGGCGGCCCTCGACGCCAGCGTCAAGGCTGTGTTGTTGATTCGCTGATTGCACTGACATGGCAGCGATGAGCACCACCACGCACAACAGGCGCACGCGGCGTTTTGCCCGCTGGCTCGGCCACGGGATGGAAACGCACATCTCGCTGCCCCTGTTCGCCGTGGTGCTGCTCATCGTGATCTGGGTCTCGACCAATCACTTCATCGACATCGAACGCGTCGCGGCCCAGGCCAGTGCGCGCACCTCGTCGCGCGAACTGCTCGACACCTACGAAGCGCAGGTGCAGCGCAACCTCGGCGGCATTGACCAGACCCTCAAGGTGCTGAAATACGCGGTCGAACTCAAGGGCGCATCCGGCGCCCTGCCCGCCCTCAACCAGCAGGGACTGCTGCCTTCCGGCCTGGTGTTCGTGGTCAGCATCGCCGACCGCAACGGCATGATCGTGGCCAGCAATCCCAGCGCCGAGTTCATCGACATCTCGCGCCAGAGCTATTTTGCCTACCACCGCGACAGCGACACCAACACGCCCTACGTCAGCCAGACCCTGCGCGATACGGCCAATCCGGAATGGCACCTGCACTT
This region of Massilia sp. PAMC28688 genomic DNA includes:
- a CDS encoding phosphate ABC transporter substrate-binding protein — its product is MRTSTMHYLAAIVLGACAVQSAAAAGELVVIVSAKSAVGTLKPEQVSDIFLGQMATFPGGLEAVALDQNIGSPERDEFYYKLTAKTRPLVKAHWTKMIFTGRGQPPREIGDSAAVRKKVAENPSLIGYIDKAALDASVKAVLLIR